The following are encoded together in the Phragmites australis chromosome 19, lpPhrAust1.1, whole genome shotgun sequence genome:
- the LOC133900111 gene encoding uncharacterized protein LOC133900111 isoform X1, which yields MTTMSDDGDRTCPLCAEEMDITDQQLKPCKCGYDICVWCWHHIIDMAEKEETEGRCPACRTRYDKDRIVKMAATCERTVAEKNAEKRQKTQKVKPKAAATANVEAKNHLASVRVIQRNLVYIIGLPANLCNESVLERREYFGQYGKVLKVSVSRPTGPPSQQASANNNISVYITYAKAEEAIRCIQAVHNFVLEGKVLRACFGTTKYCHAWLRNMTCGNPDCLYLHDVGNQEDSFTKDEIISAYTRTRVPQMASSVSQRRSGTVLPRPADDFSYSAVVSARHTVKNGTLNTTNQPRLSPPKSISGRSTLPPAASWGHRDLNARTTGTGVTSSESLTKSKSEPQSNSFSITIIPSSWNDETSTLPNMSEGRHVSEQDSACKTVKPYKPGIAKETQALSSVESLDIDFSTIPSAWNDDDIVVSDGMSKGSEENQVVNGNGKLTHLATNSPISPKQDTTVNSTSKSPSDFVSSLAISKSDGKTGDGDHPVANGAPKSSISKDVNCQSNHAASKKILEDTGPRDTDVGKLSVWISSVALDGKDEVQSMAGNQQPDAVPCTSVAVSMDQNFDKDQSHLKLSELLPSENKDTVLSCLYSSDKHLDWSSELQSCSVTPLNDLVNTPMNTDKNHITLLDGSEQPSYSSFSNTSHTSLWNDKESNPTLTIGSRTSSMMQTGLSSTDNTYALLNGGQDGLGTVYTLGNISGHPGMESHQPGAIGSVRADSLGSFDKTVSINEDESRIISDILSSEFNPWDDSCSTANNFVRMLRESESNDVPFTVPSWKSGTSSKESRFSFARQDNQGNFLDSSFRNCDSEQNFSLLSQNSCGNVYQNGLALQSLENDFSNSNSLAMSDMATTGTSRSKISAPPGFSATARVPPPGFSSGFPSQDGLNPPPGFSSGISSLDGSIPAPRFPSAFSSGISSQEGSNPPSRFPSAFSSGISSQEGSNPPSRFHSAFSSGISSQEGSNPLSGFPPAFSSGFSSQNGPNPPSRFPPAFSSGFSSQDGPNHPSRFPPTFSSGFSSQDRSNQVYGSTLPESCFRDNLLGGNTNHYQPQLARHTSDMEFIDPAILAVGKGRMPGIGESVLEMKNTPAFPAHLQASNNDPRIQLLMQQNMQSHQNARFTDHSQDAFNAMNDNYLASRLLPQNHGSLSPYAQMGPQQARNSQFTNGQWDGWSDLRQGNNAPMSDMLRMLYPSEANNLHMLGSNDLYNRAFGM from the exons AT GACGACCATGAGCGATGACGGAGACCGCACCTGCCCGCTATGTGCCGAGGAGATGGACATCACTGACCAGCAGCTCAAGCCATGCAAATGCGGCTACGAT ATTTGTGTCTGGTGCTGGCACCACATCATAGATATGGCTGagaaggaggaaacggagggccGCTGCCCTGCATGCCGTACGCGCTATGACAAGGATAGGATTGTCAAGATGGCTGCCACTTGTGAGAG GACGGTGGCAGAGAAAAATGCAGAGAAGAGGCAGAAGACCCAAAAGGTCAAGCCAAAGGCTGCAGCAACAGCAAATGTGGAAGCTAAGAATCATCTGGCTAGTGTCAGGGTTATCCAGAGAAACCTGGTGTACATAATTGGGCTACCTGCGAATTTATGCAATGAGAGT gtactTGAGCGCAGGGAATACTTTGGTCAGTATGGGAAAGTTCTGAAGGTTTCAGTTTCCCGTCCGACTGGGCCTCCTTCCCAGCAGGCATCAGCAAACAACAATATCAGTGT GTATATTACTTATGCCAAAGCAGAAGAGGCCATCCGGTGTATTCAAGCTGTACACAATTTTGTCTTGGAAGGAAAAGTTTTAAG AGCATGCTTTGGTACTACGAAGTATTGCCATGCATGGCTGCGGAACATG ACATGTGGAAATCCGGATTGTCTCTATTTGCATGACGTAGGCAATCAGGAAGATAGTTTCACTAAAGATGAGATCATCTCAGCATATACGAG GACTAGGGTGCCTCAGATGGCATCCAGTGTTTCGCAAAGACGTTCAGGGACTGTATTGCCTCGTCCAGCAGATGATTTCTCTTACAGTGCGGTGGTTTCAGCCAGGCACACAGTCAAGAATGGAACACTC AATACCACCAACCAGCCCAGACTTTCACCTCCAAAGAGTATTTCTGGGAGGTCCACGCTTCCACCAGCTGCTTCGTG GGGGCATCGTGACTTGAATGCCAGGACAACAGGTACTGGGGTGACATCATCAGAGTCTCTTACAAAATCAAAATCAGAGCCACAAAGTAATTCATTTtcaattacaataataccttcTTCATGGAATGATGAAACAAGTACATTACCAAACATGTCTGAAGGACGTCATGTGTCAGAACAAGATAGTGCATGTAAAACCGTAAAGCCATATAAGCCTGGTATTGCAAAGGAAACACAAGCTCTATCGTCAGTGGAGTCGCTGGACATAGACTTCTCCACAATACCTTCAGCTTGGAATGATGATGACATTGTAGTATCAGATGGGATGTCAAAAGGAAGCGAGGAAAATCAAGTTGTGAATGGAAATGGAAAGCTAACCCATCTAGCGACTAATTCACCAATATCACCTAAGCAAGACACAACAGTAAACAGTACCAGCAAAAGTCCTTCAGATTTTGTATCAAGCCTAGCAATATCTAAATCAGATGGAAAGACTGGCGATGGTGACCACCCAGTTGCTAATGGTGCTCCTAAAAGCTCTATTTCAAAAGATGTAAACTGCCAATCTAATCATGCTGCCAGCAAGAAAATATTGGAGGATACTGGACCTAGGGACACTGATGTTGGGAAGCTATCTGTTTGGATATCTTCAGTAGCATTAGATGGCAAAGATGAGGTTCAGAGTATGGCAGGAAATCAACAGCCAGATGCAGTGCCATGCACTTCTGTTGCAGTGTCCATGGATCAGAATTTTGACAAGGACCAATCTCATTTGAAGCTTTCTGAGCTCCTGCCTTCAGAAAATAAGGACACTGTTCTTTCTTGTCTATATAGTTCTGATAAGCATCTTGATTGGAGTTCAGAGCTGCAAAGTTGTAGTGTGACTCCTTTAAATGATTTAGTAAATACTCCAATGAACACTGACAAAAATCATATTACGCTGCTGGATGGTTCAGAACAACCATCATATTCATCATTTTCTAATACATCACATACTTCATTGTGGAATGATAAAGAAAGTAACCCTACATTGACAATTGGCAGTAGAACTTCCTCAATGATGCAGACTGGGTTGTCTTCAACCGACAACACTTATGCCTTGTTAAATGGAGGTCAAGATGGGCTAGGAACTGTATATACACTTGGTAATATTTCTGGACATCCTGGAATGGAAAGTCATCAGCCTGGAGCAATTGGTTCAGTAAGAGCTGATAGCTTAGGAAGTTTTGACAAGACCGTAAGCATAAATGAGGATGAGAGCAGAATAATTTCTGATATCTTGTCGTCAGAGTTTAATCCGTGGGATGATTCGTGCTCGACTGCTAACAATTTTGTTAGGATGCTCAGAGAATCTGAAAGTAATGATGTGCCTTTCACTGTGCCTTCATGGAAATCAGGAACCAGCAGCAAAGAGTCTAGATTTTCATTTGCTAGACAGGATAACCAAGGAAACTTCTTAGATTCATCTTTCAGAAACTGTGATAGTGAGCAGAATTTCAGTTTGCTATCCCAGAATTCTTGTGGAAATGTTTATCAGAATGGTCTTGCACTCCAATCCCTagaaaatgatttttcaaacaGCAACTCTCTTGCTATGTCGGATATGGCAACTACTG GCACATCAAGGTCTAAAATATCTGCACCTCCTGGATTTTCAGCAACAGCAAGAGTCCCCCCTCCTGGATTTTCTTCTGGATTTCCATCCCAGGATGGTTTGAATCCCCCTCCTGGGTTTTCTTCTGGAATTTCTTCTCTGGATGGGTCTATTCCCGCTCCTAGATTCCCTTCTGCATTTTCTTCTGGAATTTCATCTCAGGAAGGGTCCAATCCCCCATCTAGATTCCCTTCTGCATTTTCTTCTGGAATTTCATCTCAGGAAGGGTCTAATCCCCCATCTAGATTCCATTCTGCATTTTCTTCTGGAATTTCATCTCAGGAAGGGTCTAATCCCCTTTCTGGATTCCCTCCTGCATTTTCTTCTGGATTTTCATCTCAGAATGGGCCTAATCCCCCTTCTAGATTCCCTCCTGCATTTTCTTCTGGATTTTCATCACAGGACGGGCCTAACCACCCTTCTAGATTCCCTCCTACATTTTCTTCTGGATTTTCATCACAAGACAGGTCTAATCAGGTGTATGGCTCAACACTCCCAG AAAGTTGTTTCCGTGATAATCTTTTGGGTGGCAACACTAATCATTATCAACCTCAGTTAGCGAGACACACAAGTGACATGGAATTTATTGATCCTGCTATATTGGCTGTGGGCAAAGGGCGGATGCCTGGAATTGGCGAGTCcgtgctggagatgaaaaatacCCCTGCTTTTCCAGCACACTTGCAAGCATCAAATAATGATCCAAGGATTCAGTTACTTATGCAACAGAACATGCAGTCTCATCAAAATGCGAGATTCACAGACCATAGTCAAGATGCATTCAACGCTATGAATGATAATTATCTGGCATCCCGGCTTTTACCACAGAATCATGGTTCTCTGTCCCCTTATGCACAGATGGGCCCCCAACAAGCTAGAAACTCACAGTTTACAAATGGTCAATGGGATGGCTGGAGTGATTTGAGACAAGGGAATAACGCACCCATGTCAGACATGCTGAGGATGTTATATCCAAGTGAAGCGAACAACTTGCACATGCTGGGTTCAAATGATCTTTATAACAGAGCCTTTGGAATGTGA
- the LOC133900111 gene encoding uncharacterized protein LOC133900111 isoform X2, which produces MTTMSDDGDRTCPLCAEEMDITDQQLKPCKCGYDICVWCWHHIIDMAEKEETEGRCPACRTRYDKDRIVKMAATCERTVAEKNAEKRQKTQKVKPKAAATANVEAKNHLASVRVIQRNLVYIIGLPANLCNESVLERREYFGQYGKVLKVSVSRPTGPPSQQASANNNISVYITYAKAEEAIRCIQAVHNFVLEGKVLRACFGTTKYCHAWLRNMTCGNPDCLYLHDVGNQEDSFTKDEIISAYTRTRVPQMASSVSQRRSGTVLPRPADDFSYSAVVSARHTVKNGTLNTTNQPRLSPPKSISGRSTLPPAASWGHRDLNARTTGTGVTSSESLTKSKSEPQSNSFSITIIPSSWNDETSTLPNMSEGRHVSEQDSACKTVKPYKPGIAKETQALSSVESLDIDFSTIPSAWNDDDIVVSDGMSKGSEENQVVNGNGKLTHLATNSPISPKQDTTVNSTSKSPSDFVSSLAISKSDGKTGDGDHPVANGAPKSSISKDVNCQSNHAASKKILEDTGPRDTDVGKLSVWISSVALDGKDEVQSMAGNQQPDAVPCTSVAVSMDQNFDKDQSHLKLSELLPSENKDTVLSCLYSSDKHLDWSSELQSCSVTPLNDLVNTPMNTDKNHITLLDGSEQPSYSSFSNTSHTSLWNDKESNPTLTIGSRTSSMMQTGLSSTDNTYALLNGGQDGLGTVYTLGNISGHPGMESHQPGAIGSVRADSLGSFDKTVSINEDESRIISDILSSEFNPWDDSCSTANNFVRMLRESESNDVPFTVPSWKSGTSSKESRFSFARQDNQGNFLDSSFRNCDSEQNFSLLSQNSCGNVYQNGLALQSLENDFSNSNSLAMSDMATTGTSRSKISAPPGFSATARVPPPGFSSGFPSQDGLNPPPGFSSGISSLDGSIPAPRFPSAFSSGISSQEGSNPPSRFPSAFSSGISSQEGSNPPSRFHSAFSSGISSQEGSNPLSGFPPAFSSGFSSQNGPNPPSRFPPAFSSGFSSQDGPNHPSRFPPTFSSGFSSQDRSNQVYGSTLPVLCRKLFP; this is translated from the exons AT GACGACCATGAGCGATGACGGAGACCGCACCTGCCCGCTATGTGCCGAGGAGATGGACATCACTGACCAGCAGCTCAAGCCATGCAAATGCGGCTACGAT ATTTGTGTCTGGTGCTGGCACCACATCATAGATATGGCTGagaaggaggaaacggagggccGCTGCCCTGCATGCCGTACGCGCTATGACAAGGATAGGATTGTCAAGATGGCTGCCACTTGTGAGAG GACGGTGGCAGAGAAAAATGCAGAGAAGAGGCAGAAGACCCAAAAGGTCAAGCCAAAGGCTGCAGCAACAGCAAATGTGGAAGCTAAGAATCATCTGGCTAGTGTCAGGGTTATCCAGAGAAACCTGGTGTACATAATTGGGCTACCTGCGAATTTATGCAATGAGAGT gtactTGAGCGCAGGGAATACTTTGGTCAGTATGGGAAAGTTCTGAAGGTTTCAGTTTCCCGTCCGACTGGGCCTCCTTCCCAGCAGGCATCAGCAAACAACAATATCAGTGT GTATATTACTTATGCCAAAGCAGAAGAGGCCATCCGGTGTATTCAAGCTGTACACAATTTTGTCTTGGAAGGAAAAGTTTTAAG AGCATGCTTTGGTACTACGAAGTATTGCCATGCATGGCTGCGGAACATG ACATGTGGAAATCCGGATTGTCTCTATTTGCATGACGTAGGCAATCAGGAAGATAGTTTCACTAAAGATGAGATCATCTCAGCATATACGAG GACTAGGGTGCCTCAGATGGCATCCAGTGTTTCGCAAAGACGTTCAGGGACTGTATTGCCTCGTCCAGCAGATGATTTCTCTTACAGTGCGGTGGTTTCAGCCAGGCACACAGTCAAGAATGGAACACTC AATACCACCAACCAGCCCAGACTTTCACCTCCAAAGAGTATTTCTGGGAGGTCCACGCTTCCACCAGCTGCTTCGTG GGGGCATCGTGACTTGAATGCCAGGACAACAGGTACTGGGGTGACATCATCAGAGTCTCTTACAAAATCAAAATCAGAGCCACAAAGTAATTCATTTtcaattacaataataccttcTTCATGGAATGATGAAACAAGTACATTACCAAACATGTCTGAAGGACGTCATGTGTCAGAACAAGATAGTGCATGTAAAACCGTAAAGCCATATAAGCCTGGTATTGCAAAGGAAACACAAGCTCTATCGTCAGTGGAGTCGCTGGACATAGACTTCTCCACAATACCTTCAGCTTGGAATGATGATGACATTGTAGTATCAGATGGGATGTCAAAAGGAAGCGAGGAAAATCAAGTTGTGAATGGAAATGGAAAGCTAACCCATCTAGCGACTAATTCACCAATATCACCTAAGCAAGACACAACAGTAAACAGTACCAGCAAAAGTCCTTCAGATTTTGTATCAAGCCTAGCAATATCTAAATCAGATGGAAAGACTGGCGATGGTGACCACCCAGTTGCTAATGGTGCTCCTAAAAGCTCTATTTCAAAAGATGTAAACTGCCAATCTAATCATGCTGCCAGCAAGAAAATATTGGAGGATACTGGACCTAGGGACACTGATGTTGGGAAGCTATCTGTTTGGATATCTTCAGTAGCATTAGATGGCAAAGATGAGGTTCAGAGTATGGCAGGAAATCAACAGCCAGATGCAGTGCCATGCACTTCTGTTGCAGTGTCCATGGATCAGAATTTTGACAAGGACCAATCTCATTTGAAGCTTTCTGAGCTCCTGCCTTCAGAAAATAAGGACACTGTTCTTTCTTGTCTATATAGTTCTGATAAGCATCTTGATTGGAGTTCAGAGCTGCAAAGTTGTAGTGTGACTCCTTTAAATGATTTAGTAAATACTCCAATGAACACTGACAAAAATCATATTACGCTGCTGGATGGTTCAGAACAACCATCATATTCATCATTTTCTAATACATCACATACTTCATTGTGGAATGATAAAGAAAGTAACCCTACATTGACAATTGGCAGTAGAACTTCCTCAATGATGCAGACTGGGTTGTCTTCAACCGACAACACTTATGCCTTGTTAAATGGAGGTCAAGATGGGCTAGGAACTGTATATACACTTGGTAATATTTCTGGACATCCTGGAATGGAAAGTCATCAGCCTGGAGCAATTGGTTCAGTAAGAGCTGATAGCTTAGGAAGTTTTGACAAGACCGTAAGCATAAATGAGGATGAGAGCAGAATAATTTCTGATATCTTGTCGTCAGAGTTTAATCCGTGGGATGATTCGTGCTCGACTGCTAACAATTTTGTTAGGATGCTCAGAGAATCTGAAAGTAATGATGTGCCTTTCACTGTGCCTTCATGGAAATCAGGAACCAGCAGCAAAGAGTCTAGATTTTCATTTGCTAGACAGGATAACCAAGGAAACTTCTTAGATTCATCTTTCAGAAACTGTGATAGTGAGCAGAATTTCAGTTTGCTATCCCAGAATTCTTGTGGAAATGTTTATCAGAATGGTCTTGCACTCCAATCCCTagaaaatgatttttcaaacaGCAACTCTCTTGCTATGTCGGATATGGCAACTACTG GCACATCAAGGTCTAAAATATCTGCACCTCCTGGATTTTCAGCAACAGCAAGAGTCCCCCCTCCTGGATTTTCTTCTGGATTTCCATCCCAGGATGGTTTGAATCCCCCTCCTGGGTTTTCTTCTGGAATTTCTTCTCTGGATGGGTCTATTCCCGCTCCTAGATTCCCTTCTGCATTTTCTTCTGGAATTTCATCTCAGGAAGGGTCCAATCCCCCATCTAGATTCCCTTCTGCATTTTCTTCTGGAATTTCATCTCAGGAAGGGTCTAATCCCCCATCTAGATTCCATTCTGCATTTTCTTCTGGAATTTCATCTCAGGAAGGGTCTAATCCCCTTTCTGGATTCCCTCCTGCATTTTCTTCTGGATTTTCATCTCAGAATGGGCCTAATCCCCCTTCTAGATTCCCTCCTGCATTTTCTTCTGGATTTTCATCACAGGACGGGCCTAACCACCCTTCTAGATTCCCTCCTACATTTTCTTCTGGATTTTCATCACAAGACAGGTCTAATCAGGTGTATGGCTCAACACTCCCAG TGCTTTGCAGAAAGTTGTTTCCGTGA